In Drosophila simulans strain w501 chromosome X, Prin_Dsim_3.1, whole genome shotgun sequence, one DNA window encodes the following:
- the LOC27208971 gene encoding probable phosphorylase b kinase regulatory subunit alpha isoform X10: MRSRSNSGVRLDYYQRIVHRLILAHQEPVTGLFPASNVNSHAWIRDNVYCILAVWGLSMAYKKIADQDEDRAKCYELEQSCVKLMRGLLMAMMNQKDKVEKFKMTQSPYDSLHAKYSSKNGLPVVADNEWGHLQIDAVSLYLLILAQMTASGLQIVFSLDEVSFIQNLVFYIESAYSIPDYGIWERGDKTNHGEPELNASSIGMAKAALEAMNELDLFGARGGPASVIHVLADEAHKCQAVLQSMLPRESNSKELDSGLLCVIGFPAFAVDDAQLIHNTKDAILSRLQGKYGCKRFLRDGYRTPKEDPSRLYYERWELRMFENIECEWPLFYCYLILFHAFQSDKRAVEEYASRLEKIMVRSEDGILLVPESYAVPQDLVGFEYQKPGSQVREVVGRCPFLWGQSLFILGRLLQEGFLAVGELDPLNRRLGAQKKPDVVVQVVIIAEDNEIRDKLAEHDLHVQTIAEVAPIEVQPARVLSHLYTYLGRNRKLGLSGRKSRDVGILSTSKLYSLKDRIFAFTPQHIDYEEYYTTRDPDLLASNFTTNLAFLTNNWRHMLGRPTITLMATHYMLDQDKIPLAMIQTMRKLKSGYINGTRVMLGSLKDFLNTSAITDLSFLGSTEDGYPDRLHPDVQTYLDEHLLRSFSNRSTMNLRGGQLRPRTLRRRMSCKGAIKKTRSINVDSDNLGMEGPSPLTERRLSSIVPPPWLQANKQSHVSVFATTPEEGPTSSPLSLGNELIRENIYPVDPHHSRSAIDRRSEFVRQQEITVPKILIQRHRAETNFADTEVEELIAMLRETENLEEQGDILQYLVDTQGLDFNTAGLGFKNKSEENATPNANNAGMLEEGRVVTVRDLLKGLYEKACQQKLWGLVRHTAGMLGKRVEDLAKAVTDLLVRQKQVTVGMPPNNEHTITAPLPEVELRQLIHDAYGDDESTAMLTQELMVYLAMFIRTEPQLFHEMLRLRVGLIIQVMAKELSRTLNCDGEAASEHLLNLSPFEMKNLLYHILSGKEFAVSSVARGNLSIVSCKSSRVSKKSQIGLGDPEGEDALIATIDDRQGQWLRRRRLDGALNRVPRDFYSRVWTVLEKCQGLAIEGRVLQQSLTQEMTPGELKFALEVETALNQIPQPEYRQLVVEALMVLTLVTEHNMVPSLGGVIYVEHLVHKANQLFLEDQRKVQGDATLCCAKIKDGKEQQQAASGMLLCGGAAYICQHLYDSAPSGSYGTMTYMSRAVALVLDCVPKHGEMECAIS; this comes from the exons ATGCGTTCTCGCAGCAATTCGGGTGTCCGTTTGGACTACTACCAGCGCATCGTGCATCGTCTGATCCTGGCCCACCAGGAACCGGTCACCGGTCTGTTTCCCGCCTCGAATGTTAACTCGCACGCCTGGATCAGGGACAATGTGTACTGCATCCTGGCCGTTTGGGGCTTGTCCATGGCGTACAAAAAGATTGCCGATCAGGACGAGGATCGAGCCAAGTGCTACGAGCTGGAGCAGAGCTGTGTGAAGCTGATGCGCGGCCTGCTCATGGCCATGATGAACCAGAAGGACAAGGTGGAGAAGTTCAAGATGACCCAGAGCCCCTACGATTCGCTGCACGCCAAGTATTCCAGCAAGAACGGCTTGCCCGTGGTCGCCGACAATGAGTGGGGTCATCTGCAGATCGATGCCGTGTCCCTGTACCTGCTGATCCTGGCCCAGATGACGGCCTCCGGCCTGCAGATCGTCTTCTCCCTGGACGAGGTGTCGTTCATCCAGAATCTGGTCTTCTACATCGAGTCAGCCTACTCGATTCCCGACTATGGCATTTGGGAGCGCGGCGACAAAACCAATCATG GTGAACCCGAGCTGAATGCCAGCTCCATTGGCATGGCCAAGGCGGCGCTGGAGGCCATGAACGAGCTGGATCTGTTCGGAGCCCGTGGCGGTCCGGCCAGTGTCATCCATGTGCTGGCCGACGAGGCCCACAAATGCCAGGCGGTGCTGCAGTCGATGCTGCCGCGCGAGTCCAACAGCAAGGAATTGGATTCCGGACTGCTGTGCGTCATCGGTTTTCCCGCCTTTGCTGTGGACGATGCCCAGCTGATACACAACACCAAGGATGCCATTCTGTCCCGTCTGCAGGGCAAGTACGGCTGCAAGAGATTCTTGCGCGATGGCTATCGCACACCGAAGGAGGATCCCTCGAGGCTGTACTACGAGCGCTGGGAGCTGCGCATGTTCGAAAACATCGAGTGCGAGTGGCCGCTGTTCTACTGCTACCTAATCCTGTTCCACGCCTTCCAGAGCGACAAGCGCGCGGTGGAGGAGTACGCCAGCCGGCTGGAGAAGATCATGGTGCGCTCGGAAGATGGCATTCTACTCGTTCCCGAGAGCTATGCAGTGCCGCAGGATCTGGTGGGCTTCGAGTATCAGAAGCCGGGATCGCAGGTCCGCGAAGTGGTCGGTCGGTGTCCCTTCCTGTGGGGCCAGTCCCTATTCATCCTCGGCAGATTGCTGCAGGAG GGTTTCCTGGCTGTGGGCGAATTGGATCCATTGAATCGTCGCCTGGGCGCTCAAAAGAAGCCGGACGTCGTCGTCCAAGTGGTCATCATTGCCGAGGACAACGAGATACGCGACAAGCTGGCCGAGCACGATCTGCACGTGCAGACGATCGCAGAGGTGGCGCCCATTGAGGTGCAGCCAGCCCGAGTCCTCAGTCACCTGTACACCTATCTGGGACGCAATCGGAAACTGGGTTTGAGCGGCAGAAAGTCCCGCGATGTGGGCATCCTCAGCACCAGTAAGCTTTATTCGCTGAAGGATCGCATTTTTGCCTTCACGCCGCAG CATATCGACTATGAAGAATATTATACAACACGCGATCCCGATTTGCTTGCCAGCAATTTTACCACAAATTTAGCATTCTTGACCAACAATTGGCGTCACATGTTGGGCAGGCCGACAATCACACTAATGGCAACCCACTATATGCTAG ATCAGGACAAGATCCCGCTGGCCATGATCCAGACGATGAGGAAACTCAAGTCGGGCTACATCAATGGCACGCGCGTGATGCTGGGCAGCCTGAAGGACTTCCTCAACACCTCGGCCATCACGGATCTGAGCTTTCTGGGCAGCACCGAGGACGGCTATCCGGACCGCCTGCATCCGGATGTGCAGACCTATCTGGATGAGCATCTGCTGCGCTCGTTCAGCAATCGCAGCACCATGAATCTACGCGGCGGACAACTGCGTCCGCGAACATTGAGGCGACGCATGTCCTGCAAGGGAGCCATCAAAAAGACGCGCTCCATCAACGTGGACT CTGATAACCTGGGCATGGAGGGACCTTCGCCGCTGACGGAACGTCGCCTGTCCTCGATTGTGCCACCACCATGGCTGCAGGCCAACAAGCAGAGCCACGTCAGTGTGTTCGCCACGACGCCGGAGGAGGGACCCACCAGCTCACCGCTGAGTCTGGGCAACGAGCTCATCCGGGAGAACATCTATCCGGTGGATCCGCATCATAGTCGCTCGGCGATCGACAGACGCAGCGAGTTTGTGCGCCAGCAAGAGA TAACAGTGCCAAAAATTCTAATACAACGCCATCGTGCCGAAACAAATTTCGCGGACACAGAAGTGGAGGAGCTGATTGCGATGCTGCGCGAAACGGAGAATCTCGAGGAGCAGGGCGACATCCTACAGTACCTGGTGGACACTCAGGGTCTGGACTTCAATACGG CCGGCCTGGGATTCAAGAATAAGTCGGAGGAGAATGCCACTCCGAATGCGAATAACGCCG GCATGCTCGAAGAGGGACGCGTGGTGACCGTGCGGGATCTGCTGAAGGGACTCTACGAGAAGGCGTGCCAGCAGAAGCTCTGGGGACTCGTCCGTCACACGGCCGGCATGCTGGGCAAACGGGTGGAGGATTTGGCCAAAGCGGTCACTGATCTGCTCGTCCGACAGAAGCAGGTCACCGTGGGAATGCCACCAAATAATGAGCACACCATAACGGCGCCGCTGCCGGAAGTCGAGCTGCGTCAGCTCATTCACGAT GCCTATGGCGACGATGAGAGTACGGCGATGCTGACGCAGGAGTTGATGGTCTACCTGGCCATGTTCATACGCACCGAGCCGCAGCTGTTCCACGAGATGCTACGCCTGCGCGTCGGCCTGATCATCCAGGTGATGGCCAAGGAGCTGTCCCGCACCCTCAACTGCGACGGCGAGGCGGCGTCGGAGCATTTACTTAACCTCTCGCCCTTCGAGATGAAAAATCTCCTGTATCACATACTCAGCGGCAAGGAGTTTGCTGTTAGTAGCG TCGCCCGTGGCAATCTGTCCATTGTGAGCTGCAAGAGCAGCCGCGTTAGCAAGAAGAGTCAGATTGGCTTGGGTGATCCGGAGGGCGAAGATGCGCTCATAGCCACCATTGACGACCGGCAGGGTCAGTGGCTGCGCCGGCGACGGCTGGACGGCGCCCTCAATCGCGTGCCCCGCGATTTCTATTCGCGCGTGTGGACCGTACTGGAGAAGTGCCAGGGTCTGGCCATCGAGGGACGTGTCCTGCAGCAGAGTCTCACGCAGGAGATGACGCCGGGCGAACTGAAGTTTGCGCTGGAGGTGGAGACGGCCCTCAACCAGATACCGCAGCCCGAGTACCGGCAGCTGGTGGTCGAGGCTCTGATGGTGCTCACACTCGTCACCGAGCACAATATGGTGCCCTCGCTGGGTGGCGTCATCTACGTGGAGCATCTGGTGCACAAGGCCAATCAGTTGTTCCTCGAGGATCAGCGCAAGGTGCAGGGCGATGCAACGCTGTGCTGCGCCAAGATCAAGGACggcaaggagcagcagcaggccgcCTCCGGGATGCTACTCTGCGGCGGTGCCGCCTACATATGCCAGCATCTCTACGACAG TGCTCCCAGCGGCAGCTATGGCACCATGACCTACATGTCCCGGGCGGTGGCCCTTGTGCTCGACTGTGTGCCCAAGCATGGCGAGATGGAGTGCGCCATCTCCTAA
- the LOC27208971 gene encoding probable phosphorylase b kinase regulatory subunit alpha isoform X4: MRSRSNSGVRLDYYQRIVHRLILAHQEPVTGLFPASNVNSHAWIRDNVYCILAVWGLSMAYKKIADQDEDRAKCYELEQSCVKLMRGLLMAMMNQKDKVEKFKMTQSPYDSLHAKYSSKNGLPVVADNEWGHLQIDAVSLYLLILAQMTASGLQIVFSLDEVSFIQNLVFYIESAYSIPDYGIWERGDKTNHGEPELNASSIGMAKAALEAMNELDLFGARGGPASVIHVLADEAHKCQAVLQSMLPRESNSKELDSGLLCVIGFPAFAVDDAQLIHNTKDAILSRLQGKYGCKRFLRDGYRTPKEDPSRLYYERWELRMFENIECEWPLFYCYLILFHAFQSDKRAVEEYASRLEKIMVRSEDGILLVPESYAVPQDLVGFEYQKPGSQVREVVGRCPFLWGQSLFILGRLLQEGFLAVGELDPLNRRLGAQKKPDVVVQVVIIAEDNEIRDKLAEHDLHVQTIAEVAPIEVQPARVLSHLYTYLGRNRKLGLSGRKSRDVGILSTSKLYSLKDRIFAFTPQHIDYEEYYTTRDPDLLASNFTTNLAFLTNNWRHMLGRPTITLMATHYMLDQDKIPLAMIQTMRKLKSGYINGTRVMLGSLKDFLNTSAITDLSFLGSTEDGYPDRLHPDVQTYLDEHLLRSFSNRSTMNLRGGQLRPRTLRRRMSCKGAIKKTRSINVDSDNLGMEGPSPLTERRLSSIVPPPWLQANKQSHVSVFATTPEEGPTSSPLSLGNELIRENIYPVDPHHSRSAIDRRSEFVRQQEITVPKILIQRHRAETNFADTEVEELIAMLRETENLEEQGDILQYLVDTQGLDFNTELEQAFVDDVVLELAGGGGGAGGGDGAKKSPTIVLPTVIIDAATIPAGTGTGTDPDNAAHPSSATANSNNSHCIGNTSNISSSSSNISNHNNMSPHENNHDSSQSEGMLEEGRVVTVRDLLKGLYEKACQQKLWGLVRHTAGMLGKRVEDLAKAVTDLLVRQKQVTVGMPPNNEHTITAPLPEVELRQLIHDAYGDDESTAMLTQELMVYLAMFIRTEPQLFHEMLRLRVGLIIQVMAKELSRTLNCDGEAASEHLLNLSPFEMKNLLYHILSGKEFAVSSVARGNLSIVSCKSSRVSKKSQIGLGDPEGEDALIATIDDRQGQWLRRRRLDGALNRVPRDFYSRVWTVLEKCQGLAIEGRVLQQSLTQEMTPGELKFALEVETALNQIPQPEYRQLVVEALMVLTLVTEHNMVPSLGGVIYVEHLVHKANQLFLEDQRKVQGDATLCCAKIKDGKEQQQAASGMLLCGGAAYICQHLYDSAPSGSYGTMTYMSRAVALVLDCVPKHGEMECAIS, encoded by the exons ATGCGTTCTCGCAGCAATTCGGGTGTCCGTTTGGACTACTACCAGCGCATCGTGCATCGTCTGATCCTGGCCCACCAGGAACCGGTCACCGGTCTGTTTCCCGCCTCGAATGTTAACTCGCACGCCTGGATCAGGGACAATGTGTACTGCATCCTGGCCGTTTGGGGCTTGTCCATGGCGTACAAAAAGATTGCCGATCAGGACGAGGATCGAGCCAAGTGCTACGAGCTGGAGCAGAGCTGTGTGAAGCTGATGCGCGGCCTGCTCATGGCCATGATGAACCAGAAGGACAAGGTGGAGAAGTTCAAGATGACCCAGAGCCCCTACGATTCGCTGCACGCCAAGTATTCCAGCAAGAACGGCTTGCCCGTGGTCGCCGACAATGAGTGGGGTCATCTGCAGATCGATGCCGTGTCCCTGTACCTGCTGATCCTGGCCCAGATGACGGCCTCCGGCCTGCAGATCGTCTTCTCCCTGGACGAGGTGTCGTTCATCCAGAATCTGGTCTTCTACATCGAGTCAGCCTACTCGATTCCCGACTATGGCATTTGGGAGCGCGGCGACAAAACCAATCATG GTGAACCCGAGCTGAATGCCAGCTCCATTGGCATGGCCAAGGCGGCGCTGGAGGCCATGAACGAGCTGGATCTGTTCGGAGCCCGTGGCGGTCCGGCCAGTGTCATCCATGTGCTGGCCGACGAGGCCCACAAATGCCAGGCGGTGCTGCAGTCGATGCTGCCGCGCGAGTCCAACAGCAAGGAATTGGATTCCGGACTGCTGTGCGTCATCGGTTTTCCCGCCTTTGCTGTGGACGATGCCCAGCTGATACACAACACCAAGGATGCCATTCTGTCCCGTCTGCAGGGCAAGTACGGCTGCAAGAGATTCTTGCGCGATGGCTATCGCACACCGAAGGAGGATCCCTCGAGGCTGTACTACGAGCGCTGGGAGCTGCGCATGTTCGAAAACATCGAGTGCGAGTGGCCGCTGTTCTACTGCTACCTAATCCTGTTCCACGCCTTCCAGAGCGACAAGCGCGCGGTGGAGGAGTACGCCAGCCGGCTGGAGAAGATCATGGTGCGCTCGGAAGATGGCATTCTACTCGTTCCCGAGAGCTATGCAGTGCCGCAGGATCTGGTGGGCTTCGAGTATCAGAAGCCGGGATCGCAGGTCCGCGAAGTGGTCGGTCGGTGTCCCTTCCTGTGGGGCCAGTCCCTATTCATCCTCGGCAGATTGCTGCAGGAG GGTTTCCTGGCTGTGGGCGAATTGGATCCATTGAATCGTCGCCTGGGCGCTCAAAAGAAGCCGGACGTCGTCGTCCAAGTGGTCATCATTGCCGAGGACAACGAGATACGCGACAAGCTGGCCGAGCACGATCTGCACGTGCAGACGATCGCAGAGGTGGCGCCCATTGAGGTGCAGCCAGCCCGAGTCCTCAGTCACCTGTACACCTATCTGGGACGCAATCGGAAACTGGGTTTGAGCGGCAGAAAGTCCCGCGATGTGGGCATCCTCAGCACCAGTAAGCTTTATTCGCTGAAGGATCGCATTTTTGCCTTCACGCCGCAG CATATCGACTATGAAGAATATTATACAACACGCGATCCCGATTTGCTTGCCAGCAATTTTACCACAAATTTAGCATTCTTGACCAACAATTGGCGTCACATGTTGGGCAGGCCGACAATCACACTAATGGCAACCCACTATATGCTAG ATCAGGACAAGATCCCGCTGGCCATGATCCAGACGATGAGGAAACTCAAGTCGGGCTACATCAATGGCACGCGCGTGATGCTGGGCAGCCTGAAGGACTTCCTCAACACCTCGGCCATCACGGATCTGAGCTTTCTGGGCAGCACCGAGGACGGCTATCCGGACCGCCTGCATCCGGATGTGCAGACCTATCTGGATGAGCATCTGCTGCGCTCGTTCAGCAATCGCAGCACCATGAATCTACGCGGCGGACAACTGCGTCCGCGAACATTGAGGCGACGCATGTCCTGCAAGGGAGCCATCAAAAAGACGCGCTCCATCAACGTGGACT CTGATAACCTGGGCATGGAGGGACCTTCGCCGCTGACGGAACGTCGCCTGTCCTCGATTGTGCCACCACCATGGCTGCAGGCCAACAAGCAGAGCCACGTCAGTGTGTTCGCCACGACGCCGGAGGAGGGACCCACCAGCTCACCGCTGAGTCTGGGCAACGAGCTCATCCGGGAGAACATCTATCCGGTGGATCCGCATCATAGTCGCTCGGCGATCGACAGACGCAGCGAGTTTGTGCGCCAGCAAGAGA TAACAGTGCCAAAAATTCTAATACAACGCCATCGTGCCGAAACAAATTTCGCGGACACAGAAGTGGAGGAGCTGATTGCGATGCTGCGCGAAACGGAGAATCTCGAGGAGCAGGGCGACATCCTACAGTACCTGGTGGACACTCAGGGTCTGGACTTCAATACGG AGCTCGAGCAAGCGTTTGTGGATGATGTGGTGCTGGAActggctggtggtggtggtggcgcaGGTGGAGGTGATGGGGCCAAGAAGAGCCCAACGATTGTCCTGCCCACGGTGATCATCGATGCTGCTACTATTCCAGCCGGCACCGGCACCGGCACCGATCCGGATAATGCCGCCCATCCGAGTTCCGCCACCGCCAACAGCAATAATAGCCATTGCATCGGCAACACTAGCAAcattagcagcagcagcagcaacatcagcaatcacaacaacatGAGCCCACATGAGAATAACCACGATTCTTCCCAATCCGAAGGCATGCTCGAAGAGGGACGCGTGGTGACCGTGCGGGATCTGCTGAAGGGACTCTACGAGAAGGCGTGCCAGCAGAAGCTCTGGGGACTCGTCCGTCACACGGCCGGCATGCTGGGCAAACGGGTGGAGGATTTGGCCAAAGCGGTCACTGATCTGCTCGTCCGACAGAAGCAGGTCACCGTGGGAATGCCACCAAATAATGAGCACACCATAACGGCGCCGCTGCCGGAAGTCGAGCTGCGTCAGCTCATTCACGAT GCCTATGGCGACGATGAGAGTACGGCGATGCTGACGCAGGAGTTGATGGTCTACCTGGCCATGTTCATACGCACCGAGCCGCAGCTGTTCCACGAGATGCTACGCCTGCGCGTCGGCCTGATCATCCAGGTGATGGCCAAGGAGCTGTCCCGCACCCTCAACTGCGACGGCGAGGCGGCGTCGGAGCATTTACTTAACCTCTCGCCCTTCGAGATGAAAAATCTCCTGTATCACATACTCAGCGGCAAGGAGTTTGCTGTTAGTAGCG TCGCCCGTGGCAATCTGTCCATTGTGAGCTGCAAGAGCAGCCGCGTTAGCAAGAAGAGTCAGATTGGCTTGGGTGATCCGGAGGGCGAAGATGCGCTCATAGCCACCATTGACGACCGGCAGGGTCAGTGGCTGCGCCGGCGACGGCTGGACGGCGCCCTCAATCGCGTGCCCCGCGATTTCTATTCGCGCGTGTGGACCGTACTGGAGAAGTGCCAGGGTCTGGCCATCGAGGGACGTGTCCTGCAGCAGAGTCTCACGCAGGAGATGACGCCGGGCGAACTGAAGTTTGCGCTGGAGGTGGAGACGGCCCTCAACCAGATACCGCAGCCCGAGTACCGGCAGCTGGTGGTCGAGGCTCTGATGGTGCTCACACTCGTCACCGAGCACAATATGGTGCCCTCGCTGGGTGGCGTCATCTACGTGGAGCATCTGGTGCACAAGGCCAATCAGTTGTTCCTCGAGGATCAGCGCAAGGTGCAGGGCGATGCAACGCTGTGCTGCGCCAAGATCAAGGACggcaaggagcagcagcaggccgcCTCCGGGATGCTACTCTGCGGCGGTGCCGCCTACATATGCCAGCATCTCTACGACAG TGCTCCCAGCGGCAGCTATGGCACCATGACCTACATGTCCCGGGCGGTGGCCCTTGTGCTCGACTGTGTGCCCAAGCATGGCGAGATGGAGTGCGCCATCTCCTAA